TTCTTCGTTATCTACTATTTATCGAACGTACAAAGCTCATGAAAAccttataaaattaaagagagtCAGGTAAGTTAGTGATAATTAGCCCGAAACGacttattacttttctttgacttttcaataatttccttttattcttctcatTAAAGACAAATCCATTTGGAAATGATAAAATGTGCCAGAATTATAAATGAAGCTTATGGTTTACCAATTCTACTATCCATGTCTACATCGATCATATacattatttcgttattatataatttttacgttATTTCAATTACAACCAATTATAACCACTGGATAAATGAGTTCTTTGCACATTTCTattggatttcttttttcattatgaagattattacaataaacaatatatgCGAGACCACGATAACAGAAGTATGTTCTTTCTaacaatacatatttttttttcttttctgtttaacCATATATCTGATATTTACGAAATGTGCAATCTTTTGAAATATGTACAAATCGAAAtaggaatatatgtatattgatttttattatctttttacatGCCTTGAAATCTGGAGATCTTCTATATGAATTGTACGAACCTTCGATTAGCAAGAACTTTCGCGATGAAGTAAGAATCCATGAGTggcaatttttaatatttcaatatatattaaatctataATTGTTTCTCCTAGattcgtaattttatttttcaacaagTCCATAATGGTTTGACTTTTACCGCCTGCGGATTATTTGATTTAGgtcatacatttatatacagtgtaagttaaaaatattatctttgtttattactgtattgtttattttccattttataagaatttaatatttccgtACATGCTTTAGGTGATCGGCTTGATTACTacatatcttattatttttattcaaattggAGGTAAACCCAAAATATGGTTCAATAATACGAACTATAATTTATCGTCGatgatataacaaataaattaaaatatccctttattcgataaatatgtTGCACGTAGTCGACATTACCTTAAACAGTATGATATTTACACAGCACCTGTTTCCCTTGTCTAcatcaataaaagaaaaaataaataataaagaaaaaagcaggAACAATCTgcttattgaataatttttaattaatttctatgtgGTATAGTgataatacgtaataataatatctaagtTTCATCAAACgattgcaaaaagaaaaaaagcaatttGTACCTCTCCGAACGCGAACGTAGGTTAGAATAATATCCAATAAGAACGCTATGAAATATACAAGCAATGAGTTATGAGCAGTCGTAGTGTGACGTCAGAACTTCACAAAGAATGTTTTCCATTCGTTCCTTTCCTACGTGCTGTGAAGATCAAGTTCTTCGATCAGTGTGTTTAAACTGAATAGTGcctgtgaaaaaaaaaaaataaataaagctgTTTTCTTCTTGTAATGTCTTGGAAATATCTTTTGTATGTTAAagcttttcatttaatttgtattttataaaaacaagataatataataagaaatataatataaaaaaatatcgaattttccTCAGCAAGATTATAATGCTTTTATTCAAATCGTTATACTGTCttagatattattacaaattattcaagataataatacgaaataaaaagagttaTCGACTTGATTAGTTCTACAGCGTTATACTTGAGTGATTCAGACGCATTACCTTAATATCCTTTGAAGAGATCTCATTACATTTCGttcttgttttataaaataagagaagaatacatatataagaaataaagcttttcaaattaatttatctacTATACAAATAAACGTGATTTAATTTTCGACGATCAAGAAAGACGAGGAAATAGCCATGAGAAATTTAATCcaaagatttagaaaaaaagaaaaagatcgaagtaTCCTTAAAATTAACATAACGAAGTATGAGggatcaaaaaatataaatgatgtcTTACGGCCGATCTATATTCTAAGCATCATCTTTGGATTACGTGTTTTTGGATACCCTCGAAGCCAATCAAGAACAACACTtagttttctttattcgattttacTTTACTGTATACATAACATTTCATGGTATTATACTGACAGACAACTTTATAATACAAAAGTGTTTGATTTAAACGGATTGATAACTCattttacatatatcattaatcttatggtgatatttattatacctaCACTAGGATTATATCACAGTCAGGTTAGTCCAAGAAATATGtgtgatatattaatattaacgatttttcaatgaaattttgatCAATGTTTTCGTAAATGAACAATTCACAGACGAagaaattatatgcaaaaaggaTAAATGAGATCGACAAAACGCTTCAAACGTTAGGCTCATCGGCATCTTTGAAcagtatttataaaagaacgaTAATGGAAATAATGATCGCAATCCTttatttgttccttttctgTACGGTAATAATTATAGATTGGATTTTAAAAGATCAAGAgatttataaatcgatcgtaatGTATTACGCAATATTTCTACATGTATACAGTTTCATGGTCAAATTTATATCGGTCTTTGAATTCGTTACCATTATAAGGTAGGTAATCatattgaaaatgatattgaactgcatttttattgtaaattagaaattttgaaaaatcgtaGGTGCCTCAAATTGGAATTTCAACGAGCAAACGAACTCCTTAGTGACATTAACATTCTACCGATTTCTTCTATTGCTTCTGAATTAATTGAACATAAACAAGCTGATGGTTCCTTTTTAATTGAACGATCTCTTCCTGTTGATTCCAAGAAATTATTTACTGCTCTACCGTCATTACGTCAAGCACATTCACAAATGCAAATTGCAAGTCTCAGAATAAATAGAAGCAGAATGTTGTTACGAACAATTAGGTGAGCcaaacgaacaaaataaaaattcatttagaATTTCCATGAAAATTTGATCCTTTTAGACAAGTTCACCTggaattatacaaaatatcgAAAAGTTTTAGTAATATATACGGCATACAGATATCCCTAGAAATGGCAATATGTATTTTGCTTAACACatgtttgttatattatttgtatggAAAGTACCaggaaaaaataatggatATAACCAAACTGATTTTTCAATCTATTATAacattgttgttgtttttacAATATGCAATAAAGATTTTCGTCGTTAATTACATCTGTGATAAAACAACGAAAGAGGTATAACGGAGAGCATTGGTTTGTCGTTCcattttatattacgatttatATCCTGATTTTTCTAGGCTGAACATACCAATGAGATAATTCACACATTTTATGGACAAACTACGGACTACGAGATACAAAAAGAGGTtaatattttgaagaaatatttcaggatataaataaattaacgttCATTTCTTTACaggtagaaatattttctttgcaaaTGATGCAACGTCCTATCGCATATTCTGCATTTggtttattcaattttaattgCAAATACATTTGTTCGGTTGGTACTATCATTTACTTCTCAATTATGttatgaaaaagattttcaggATTGACGTAATTAACTATATTGTTCTTTAGTGTGTAGGTATCATAACAACATATATCGTTATCATGATCCAAGTAAACAATTCAAGAAGAGAATCATAAATTACTCTGATAGTTCTTCATTCTGTTCATTAtacaaacgataaaaatgttattataaaaatgtacaaataatttcttatatgaaataaaatggcggaagagaacaattatttttacttgtttattttaataacgacAATAATTAACGTCATTATAGGAGAAGAtaagatataatttcttattgatTTCGATTTGGTAATGAGGtaatgtatatgaatatatatgaataaatatctttcatcGAAAAGACAAGGATGaagaagataattaatatgattaaaGAGGTAGAGTAAGTAGAAAAGTGGTAGTTTTTATTGTAAGTTAAAAT
This is a stretch of genomic DNA from Vespula vulgaris chromosome 2, iyVesVulg1.1, whole genome shotgun sequence. It encodes these proteins:
- the LOC127061799 gene encoding putative gustatory receptor 28b — protein: MRNLIQRFRKKEKDRSILKINITKYEGSKNINDVLRPIYILSIIFGLRVFGYPRSQSRTTLSFLYSILLYCIHNISWYYTDRQLYNTKVFDLNGLITHFTYIINLMVIFIIPTLGLYHSQTKKLYAKRINEIDKTLQTLGSSASLNSIYKRTIMEIMIAILYLFLFCTVIIIDWILKDQEIYKSIVMYYAIFLHVYSFMVKFISVFEFVTIIRCLKLEFQRANELLSDINILPISSIASELIEHKQADGSFLIERSLPVDSKKLFTALPSLRQAHSQMQIASLRINRSRMLLRTIRQVHLELYKISKSFSNIYGIQISLEMAICILLNTCLLYYLYGKYQEKIMDITKLIFQSIITLLLFLQYAIKIFVVNYICDKTTKEAEHTNEIIHTFYGQTTDYEIQKEVEIFSLQMMQRPIAYSAFGLFNFNCKYICSCVGIITTYIVIMIQVNNSRRES